In one Lolium rigidum isolate FL_2022 chromosome 3, APGP_CSIRO_Lrig_0.1, whole genome shotgun sequence genomic region, the following are encoded:
- the LOC124700361 gene encoding phosphatidylinositol transfer protein 3-like: protein MFRRKQTSHFNSDDADQRQAKISELRDALGPMSARGEKYCTEACLIRYLEARNWNVGKSRKMVEESLKWRAASRPEDIRWPEVSVEAETGKMYRASFTDREGRNVVVMRPAKQNTSSHDGQLRYLIYTLENAVFSLPEGLEKMVWLIDFTGWTLANATPIKTARDSANVLQNHYPERLSVAFLFNPPKVFEAFFKVIKVFLDPKSIQKINFVYKDNEESMKTLYKHIDPEVLPVDFGGKNDVEYNHEDYSRLMMKDDINTASFWAEDGNQVMNGHSAPESSLVAAKAS, encoded by the exons ATGTTTCGCAGAAAGCAAACCTCTCATTTCAATTCAGATGACGCTGACCAGAGACAAGCAAAG ATCAGTGAACTGAGAGATGCACTTGGGCCTATGTCTGCCCGTGGGGAGAAGTACTGCACTGAAGCATGCTTGATAAGATATCTAGAAGCCCGTAACTGGAATGTTGGCAAATCTAGAAAAATGGTGGAAGAAAGTCTCAAGTGGAGGGCTGCTAGCAGGCCTGAAGATATTCGCTGG CCTGAGGTTTCTGTTGAAGCAGAAACAGGTAAAATGTACAGGGCAAGTTTCACCGACAGAGAGGGGAGAAATGTCGTCGTTATGAGGCCTGCAAAACAG AATACATCATCTCATGATGGGCAGTTGCGGTACCTAATATATACCTTGGAGAATGCAGTCTTCAGCCTGCCTGAAGGTTTAGAGAAAATGGTGTGGTTGATAGATTTCACAGGATGGACACTGGCCAATGCCACCCCCATAAAGACTGCCAGAGACAGTGCGAATGTCCTTCAAAATCATTACCCGGAGAGGCTTTCAGTTGCATTCTTGTTCAATCCCCCCAAAGTATTTGAGGCCTTTTTTAAG GTTATCAAAGTATTCCTTGACCCGAAATCAATCCAGAAAATAAATTTTGTGTACAAGGATAATGAGGAAAGCATGAAGACATTGTACAAGCACATTGATCCAGAAGTCCTTCCGGTAGATTTTGGAGGGAAGAACGATGTGGAGTACAACCATGAGGATTACTCTaggttgatgatgaaagatgacaTTAACACAGCAAGCTTCTGGGCAGAAGATGGTAACCAGGTCATGAACGGGCACTCTGCTCCTGAATCGTCACTAGTTGCTGCTAAAGCAAGTTGA